Proteins encoded by one window of Bacillus sp. DTU_2020_1000418_1_SI_GHA_SEK_038:
- a CDS encoding GGDEF domain-containing protein, which translates to MHIVIGEISQDNVIVAPSTLCEVVYSIFTEDPSLEGIVVCNEERPIGLVMRTHFFQKLSTKYGFDLFMKRTIELVMEQEFLMVEYSVPITEVSALAMGRKQEHLYDYVIITKQDRIHGVVSIRELIIKLSEIQITIARFSNPLSGLPGNNVIEETLNEVLSYKRFSVFYIDIDLFKSFNDTFGFSKGDELINETAKIIKKVIDIEENAPSFVGHIGGDDFIAVIPHYSHEPLSRQIITLFEHATKRYYSEDEWKNGRIQARTRQGQIENIPLVTISIAIVQNKNCEFTSVEEISKVAARIKSICKAIKESVFLTLEDVGEEEALHQ; encoded by the coding sequence GTGCACATCGTAATTGGAGAAATATCACAAGACAATGTCATTGTAGCACCTTCAACCTTATGTGAGGTTGTTTATTCAATATTTACTGAAGACCCATCCTTGGAAGGGATTGTCGTGTGTAATGAAGAACGGCCAATTGGATTAGTAATGAGAACTCACTTTTTTCAAAAACTATCAACAAAATACGGATTTGACCTTTTTATGAAGCGGACGATTGAACTCGTTATGGAGCAAGAGTTCCTAATGGTTGAATATTCAGTCCCCATTACTGAGGTCAGTGCGCTAGCGATGGGCAGGAAGCAGGAGCATCTTTATGATTATGTCATTATCACGAAGCAGGACCGTATCCATGGAGTTGTAAGCATTAGAGAATTAATTATTAAATTATCAGAGATTCAAATTACTATTGCCCGTTTTTCAAATCCTCTCAGCGGACTTCCTGGAAATAATGTCATCGAAGAAACACTGAACGAAGTGTTGTCATATAAAAGATTTAGTGTGTTTTACATAGATATTGATTTGTTCAAATCCTTCAATGATACATTTGGATTTAGTAAGGGCGATGAATTAATTAATGAGACAGCCAAGATTATTAAGAAGGTAATTGACATCGAGGAGAATGCTCCCTCCTTTGTTGGACATATTGGAGGCGATGATTTTATTGCTGTTATCCCTCATTACAGCCATGAGCCATTATCACGACAAATTATCACACTCTTCGAGCATGCTACGAAACGTTATTACTCTGAGGATGAATGGAAAAATGGCAGAATTCAAGCAAGGACAAGGCAGGGGCAGATTGAAAATATTCCATTAGTAACGATATCCATAGCGATTGTACAAAATAAAAACTGTGAATTTACATCAGTAGAGGAAATAAGTAAAGTGGCTGCTAGAATAAAAAGCATATGCAAAGCTATTAAAGAGAGTGTATTTCTAACGTTAGAGGATGTCGGTGAAGAAGAAGCTTTGCATCAATAG
- a CDS encoding EAL domain-containing protein, with protein MKNNRLTNIINFLAFLNAKKGSLYQEYRKSIELQELMQKGKVDTVFQPILSLKEGMTLGFEILNRPQPTELFPTTEKFYEYVGKSNDVFMIERFLRNLSLERFSDQVKGFQHTSTPLVFLNIQPQVLADPAYRSGITLELLEIYNLCPEQIVLELTEKEAVTNYSQFERIIDHYRQQGFRIAVDDAGTGYNSLQTLIYIKPEFIKLDKSLIRKIDEHPEKQHLVELLFDFAIQSNTQIVAEGIESLSELKYLRKLGVHMGQGFALGKPNPELINGKLPHANPILRTQFA; from the coding sequence ATGAAAAATAACCGATTGACAAATATTATTAATTTTCTTGCCTTTTTAAATGCTAAAAAGGGAAGCCTTTATCAAGAATATAGAAAGAGTATAGAGCTTCAGGAGCTCATGCAAAAAGGGAAGGTGGATACAGTTTTTCAGCCAATTCTCTCCCTGAAGGAAGGTATGACATTAGGATTTGAGATTTTAAATCGTCCTCAACCGACAGAATTGTTTCCGACAACCGAAAAATTTTATGAATATGTCGGTAAAAGCAATGATGTTTTTATGATAGAACGGTTTCTGCGGAATCTTTCTCTTGAACGATTCTCGGATCAGGTCAAGGGGTTTCAACACACTTCGACCCCACTCGTATTTCTCAATATCCAGCCACAAGTATTAGCGGATCCCGCCTATCGAAGTGGAATAACGCTGGAATTATTGGAAATATATAATCTTTGCCCTGAGCAAATCGTTTTAGAGCTTACTGAAAAAGAGGCAGTAACCAATTATAGCCAGTTCGAACGAATCATAGACCATTATCGGCAACAGGGATTTCGTATTGCCGTTGACGATGCTGGAACCGGCTATAACAGCTTACAAACCCTCATTTACATAAAACCCGAATTTATTAAATTGGATAAATCTCTTATCCGCAAAATTGATGAGCATCCTGAGAAGCAGCATTTAGTAGAGCTCCTATTTGATTTTGCTATACAATCAAATACTCAAATCGTTGCAGAAGGAATAGAATCACTTTCGGAGCTAAAATACTTACGAAAACTAGGCGTCCACATGGGGCAGGGATTTGCTCTCGGGAAACCAAATCCTGAATTAATTAATGGAAAATTACCACACGCCAATCCCATTTTACGAACACAATTCGCCTAG
- a CDS encoding helix-turn-helix transcriptional regulator — MLGERIRKLRKQRKMTLEELAGEALTKGMLSLIENNKANPSIESLHYIAEQLGVEVTDLLEEVSFSELSAVLEQAEELYSEDELSDSETTILNTAKVSKIIALIEPYVSNLTNGYVSARLLDIYSRCLYKEKISGWQKFSEQAAVIYDQMNLTSRRADIGIFRALEKFIELDYEQSLTIFLSERAKIEAHHAYIDPKTRLDLDYHEAVLYFSAGHSKEAAQVLENAFAYSKKHRIFYHIDDVYRLAAGYAMITKDEERKLYYSKKLKQYGEFADDTISILFYEFMMIDTLISEQQQYEEAIEKIKQCITDPNLSNSFKYYFFLEEGKALYKLNRYEEALHSFEKIAIPSYIHHPFDLSLFYVMDSYKSLCHLNLKNLDNAFQLAKQAVRNFEPLPFNSLKEFANETFNKIKARINVEEEI; from the coding sequence ATGTTAGGGGAACGAATTCGGAAATTAAGAAAACAGAGAAAAATGACACTCGAGGAGCTTGCCGGTGAGGCTCTTACGAAAGGGATGCTAAGTCTAATTGAAAATAATAAGGCAAATCCCTCGATAGAAAGCTTGCATTATATCGCTGAACAGCTAGGTGTTGAAGTAACTGATTTATTGGAGGAAGTTAGTTTTTCTGAATTAAGTGCGGTTCTAGAACAGGCAGAAGAACTATATAGTGAAGATGAATTAAGTGACTCAGAAACTACAATATTAAATACGGCAAAAGTAAGTAAAATTATTGCGTTAATTGAGCCGTATGTCTCAAACCTAACTAACGGCTATGTGTCAGCGAGGTTATTAGACATTTACAGCCGTTGTCTGTACAAAGAAAAGATTAGTGGCTGGCAGAAATTTTCTGAACAAGCGGCAGTTATTTACGATCAGATGAACCTCACATCAAGGCGAGCAGACATTGGCATCTTCCGTGCACTCGAGAAATTCATTGAACTGGACTATGAGCAATCATTAACCATTTTCTTAAGTGAGCGGGCGAAAATCGAAGCACACCATGCCTATATAGATCCAAAGACCCGTCTTGATCTAGATTATCATGAAGCGGTTTTATATTTTTCCGCAGGTCACTCAAAAGAAGCTGCACAAGTTCTGGAGAACGCATTCGCTTATTCAAAAAAGCATCGGATTTTCTATCACATCGATGACGTGTATAGACTCGCCGCTGGGTATGCCATGATTACAAAAGATGAAGAAAGAAAATTGTACTACTCCAAAAAACTTAAACAATACGGTGAGTTTGCTGATGATACGATTTCTATTCTGTTTTATGAATTTATGATGATTGACACTCTCATATCGGAACAGCAGCAATACGAAGAAGCCATCGAGAAAATCAAGCAGTGCATAACAGATCCAAACCTTTCGAATTCTTTTAAATATTACTTCTTCCTTGAAGAAGGGAAAGCCCTATATAAGCTAAATCGTTATGAAGAAGCACTTCATAGCTTTGAAAAAATAGCGATTCCATCCTATATCCATCATCCATTTGATTTGTCTCTCTTTTATGTGATGGATTCATACAAATCACTTTGTCATCTGAATCTAAAAAACTTGGATAATGCCTTTCAATTAGCGAAACAAGCGGTGAGGAATTTTGAACCGCTTCCATTCAATTCACTTAAAGAATTTGCGAATGAAACTTTCAATAAAATCAAGGCTAGAATAAACGTTGAAGAAGAAATATAG
- a CDS encoding MFS transporter — MEEVYKIKKATYHLWTFTVSKLISTFGAQVYSFAISFYILQMTGSATSFATNLICSILPRTLISPFTGYAADRYSRKKIVIIAQIGTTLAIGGLLIIILSSGLSLGAIYATTCILSITSTFSGVTFTSSITGLVDKERIQRAMSLNQMSISFASIGSPAVGGLLYGTVSMPVFLILYMAASSIAVILESTMNFNLFANRKKDDNAEQKESMWQSMRAGIHYLKLQPIVMSMIWIGLLVNFLFGAFEVGYSFILIEKLKMSSIHFGLTEGAFAFGMLLLSIYLTVRKEVRFPFLLSKRGIIGMGITMAGVGFPLLVSLSYNIVFAYYMFIMFGFGLLVIIVNTPLQVMMQKLIDDDFKGRVFSILETMAMALMPLGMVIYGFMYDIFPAQWILFLSSALLIGVVLFLARPSVIRQVHPELRGVKGVKNHTESFS; from the coding sequence ATGGAAGAAGTTTATAAGATCAAAAAAGCAACATACCATCTTTGGACATTTACCGTTAGCAAACTGATTTCCACTTTCGGAGCACAGGTTTATTCATTTGCCATTAGCTTTTATATTTTACAAATGACGGGTTCTGCAACGAGTTTTGCAACTAACCTTATTTGCAGTATACTGCCGCGTACTCTTATATCTCCTTTTACAGGATATGCTGCGGATAGGTATTCAAGGAAGAAGATCGTAATCATTGCACAAATTGGTACAACGCTTGCCATTGGGGGATTGCTCATTATCATCTTATCATCAGGTTTATCACTCGGTGCCATTTATGCAACAACCTGCATCTTGTCCATTACATCAACCTTTTCCGGAGTAACCTTCACATCATCCATTACAGGCCTTGTAGACAAGGAAAGAATTCAGAGAGCCATGTCGCTCAATCAAATGTCCATTTCTTTCGCTTCTATTGGAAGTCCGGCAGTTGGCGGACTATTATACGGTACAGTCTCAATGCCAGTATTTTTAATTTTGTACATGGCCGCTTCCTCCATTGCTGTTATTCTTGAATCAACGATGAATTTCAATCTCTTCGCCAATCGTAAGAAGGATGACAATGCCGAGCAAAAGGAATCGATGTGGCAAAGTATGAGAGCAGGAATTCATTATTTGAAATTGCAGCCAATCGTTATGTCGATGATCTGGATCGGCCTGCTAGTAAATTTCTTATTCGGAGCGTTTGAGGTGGGCTATTCATTCATCCTAATTGAAAAATTGAAAATGTCATCCATTCATTTTGGCTTAACAGAGGGTGCTTTTGCATTTGGAATGCTGTTGCTGTCTATTTATTTAACAGTAAGAAAAGAAGTGAGGTTTCCATTTCTCTTATCCAAAAGAGGAATTATTGGGATGGGAATCACGATGGCGGGAGTAGGATTTCCGTTGCTAGTTTCTTTATCCTATAACATCGTATTTGCTTATTATATGTTCATTATGTTTGGTTTTGGCTTATTAGTCATAATCGTCAATACACCATTGCAGGTGATGATGCAAAAATTGATTGATGATGATTTTAAGGGGCGGGTTTTTTCCATTCTTGAAACAATGGCCATGGCACTTATGCCATTAGGAATGGTCATCTACGGATTTATGTATGATATTTTTCCGGCACAATGGATATTGTTTTTGTCTTCGGCTTTACTAATTGGAGTTGTACTTTTTCTTGCGAGACCTTCTGTTATTCGACAAGTGCATCCGGAGTTAAGAGGAGTTAAAGGAGTTAAGAATCATACGGAATCTTTTTCATAG
- a CDS encoding leucyl aminopeptidase family protein: protein MSLQASILFSNDARIQENNHIKQYVENSKAAFTALFLGKELTVVIKEIEREKQSLEKIRMVAGAIARELGSRQVLKAVIHADPMKEALPSLQPDELVTAFVEGWHLGAYKFVIYKSKEDLTHTELIVGGGAEFQPFIETGKIRAAATNFSRDLMNEVPNVLNPETFPLILQDEFSETNVQVNVFDKEKLEEMEMNGVLTVGRGSKYMPSFVELVYKGDESKPLVALVGKGVTFDTGGISLKSGRDLSDMRMDMGGAAAVAGAMKLLAASNAKVNVVALIPIVENSPDNTSVLPGEIIRYKNGHTVQVGNTDAEGRLILADGLIRAGEWGADHVVNIATLTGAIVNALGTKLAGVFGDEQLSNEIRMLGKENGDFVWPMPLVDEYDSYLRSNYADFSNISSKGEAGSITAGLFLRRFVPQSCKWLHVDMAGVMESEENGYYPKTATGFGARLLADFTVHVSK from the coding sequence ATGTCATTACAAGCTAGCATTTTATTTTCCAATGATGCGCGCATTCAAGAAAATAATCACATTAAACAATATGTTGAAAATAGCAAGGCAGCTTTCACAGCCTTGTTTCTTGGGAAAGAGTTGACAGTTGTTATAAAAGAAATTGAGCGAGAGAAGCAGTCTCTTGAAAAAATCCGGATGGTAGCAGGAGCTATTGCACGTGAATTAGGCAGCCGCCAAGTATTAAAGGCAGTTATTCATGCAGATCCAATGAAAGAGGCATTGCCAAGCCTGCAGCCAGATGAGTTAGTCACTGCCTTTGTGGAAGGCTGGCATTTAGGCGCATATAAATTTGTTATTTACAAGTCTAAGGAAGACCTTACTCATACTGAATTAATAGTAGGAGGAGGAGCGGAATTTCAGCCATTTATTGAAACGGGAAAAATTCGTGCGGCTGCAACAAATTTTTCCCGTGATCTGATGAATGAGGTTCCTAATGTTTTGAACCCAGAAACATTTCCTTTGATCTTACAGGATGAGTTTTCCGAAACAAATGTTCAGGTGAATGTATTCGATAAAGAAAAACTCGAGGAAATGGAAATGAACGGCGTTTTAACCGTTGGACGCGGAAGTAAATACATGCCATCCTTTGTTGAGCTTGTTTATAAGGGAGATGAGTCAAAGCCGCTTGTAGCTCTTGTTGGAAAGGGAGTTACGTTTGATACAGGGGGAATAAGCCTGAAGAGTGGCAGAGATTTAAGCGATATGAGAATGGACATGGGAGGGGCGGCTGCTGTTGCAGGAGCCATGAAGTTATTGGCTGCATCAAATGCAAAGGTCAATGTGGTGGCATTGATTCCAATCGTTGAAAACTCACCAGATAATACGTCAGTGCTTCCAGGGGAAATTATCCGTTATAAAAACGGTCATACCGTCCAGGTTGGGAACACGGATGCAGAAGGACGCCTCATCCTAGCTGACGGCCTTATTCGTGCAGGTGAATGGGGAGCTGACCATGTTGTTAATATTGCCACTTTGACAGGGGCGATTGTGAATGCACTTGGAACTAAATTAGCCGGAGTCTTTGGCGATGAGCAGCTTTCTAACGAAATAAGGATGCTGGGCAAGGAAAATGGCGACTTTGTTTGGCCAATGCCATTAGTGGATGAATATGATAGTTACTTAAGAAGTAATTATGCAGATTTCAGCAATATTAGCTCTAAAGGAGAAGCGGGATCAATTACGGCAGGTTTATTTCTCCGCCGTTTTGTACCCCAATCATGCAAATGGCTTCATGTGGATATGGCGGGGGTAATGGAAAGTGAAGAAAACGGTTATTATCCGAAAACCGCAACAGGATTTGGTGCGAGATTACTTGCAGATTTTACAGTTCATGTTTCAAAGTAA
- a CDS encoding GNAT family N-acetyltransferase: MLTSEQLIDIKELQQACEASETFDLKLNWDMLKTRTGKDREDFFYYEDEKLVGFIGLYGFGNKVEICGMVHPDFRRKGIFTGLFHEALHEVKEKGYRKVLLNAPSNSKSAKDFLERIPCKYSFSEYQMKWEETEMDKSEDVTLRLSTPDDFELEVQLEVQCFGFEEEEARAYNTQRYVDDQYYIILSSGKAVGKIRVSHLGGEAWIYGFAVLPEFQGKGIGRKALTNIVLKEHKAGFPIFLEVEAKNAHALRLYESCGFRAYHSQDYYEI; encoded by the coding sequence TTGTTAACTAGCGAACAATTAATAGACATTAAAGAACTTCAGCAAGCATGTGAGGCTTCAGAAACATTTGACCTTAAGCTCAATTGGGATATGCTGAAAACTCGGACAGGAAAAGATAGAGAGGATTTTTTCTATTACGAGGATGAAAAATTAGTAGGTTTTATCGGTCTATATGGCTTTGGAAATAAGGTTGAAATATGTGGAATGGTTCATCCAGATTTCCGCCGAAAAGGAATCTTTACTGGGCTTTTTCATGAAGCCCTTCACGAAGTAAAAGAAAAAGGCTATAGGAAGGTTCTTTTAAATGCCCCTTCTAATTCAAAATCAGCAAAAGATTTTCTAGAAAGGATCCCATGTAAGTATTCTTTTTCGGAATATCAAATGAAGTGGGAAGAAACAGAGATGGACAAATCCGAGGATGTGACTCTTAGACTATCAACTCCAGACGATTTTGAACTAGAAGTTCAATTGGAGGTTCAATGCTTTGGATTTGAAGAAGAGGAAGCGAGAGCCTACAATACTCAAAGATATGTTGATGACCAATATTATATAATTTTGTCTAGTGGAAAGGCGGTAGGGAAAATTCGAGTTTCTCACCTTGGTGGTGAAGCTTGGATTTATGGTTTTGCCGTACTTCCCGAGTTTCAAGGAAAAGGAATTGGGCGGAAGGCCTTAACAAATATTGTCCTAAAGGAACATAAGGCAGGTTTTCCTATTTTCCTAGAGGTGGAAGCGAAAAACGCTCATGCGTTACGATTATATGAATCATGCGGATTTAGAGCCTATCACTCCCAGGATTATTATGAGATTTAA